In Crinalium epipsammum PCC 9333, the genomic window TTTCTTGCTGGAGTTCCATCATCAACTCTCTTAACTTCGGTTCCTGTTGCTGGCGAATAAATGCTGCTAAATAATCATGTACCAACTGATAACGGTCTGCCGGATTTTCTGGTAACAACACCACTAAACCCGAAGCGACAAAAATCTTTAATGCCAAATCTAATTTATGTACTTCTGTAGCAAAATCTGCGGCTAACGCTTGTAAATCTCGTTCCAACTCATCACGAGTTCTTAACGGACGAGTGCCTTTTTCATCAGTCAATAAATATAAAATTAATTCCGCCGCCTTCTGATTTTCCGCACCACAGTCAGCAACTACTTCTGCTAAATAACGCTTAACTAATTCTTCCTTCGCATTTTCCCCTAAAGTTTGGTACTGCCCTAAAGTAGTAATATTCTCTGTTTGCAGTTGCGCCCCGACTACCTGCAATTCAATTGGGCGGACAGAATTTAACTCTCCAGCTAAATCTTCAACTATCTTACTAATTAAATCTGACTCCAAGATAAAATTAGCTCTTGCTGTCAACCTCTGAATAATTGCTGCGGTATCATCAACCGAAAAATTCCCTAACTGATAAAGTACATTTTTGCTGAGAATATCATTACCAATAATCTTCATACTGGGCATACTATTACACTCCAGCAAATAATGAATGTAATCTTCCCGCAAGGACAAAACTACCTTCACAGGTAAGATATTCAAACACTCCCCTACAAACTCAAAAAATCTCCGCCTGGGCTTTACTTCGGGATAAACAAAGAAAAATTCTTCAAATTGATCGAAAATTATAACGGGGCGTAAATTATATTGTCCAGCTACTCGCAACTGTTCTAAAATAGCTTGCGGAGAATCTAAAGCATTAGTTAAATTAACTTGTTTGTCTGCCAATGCCATTTTCAGTAATTTTCCTAACTCCTCAACCCAGTTAGTGTAATAGCGCATCAACACAGGTAAAAAATCTTGCGTCCCACTAGCTTTATGCTTGAGTGTGGGCATCAATCCACCACTTACTAAAGAACTTTTACCTACTCCTGATTGTCCATGAATCACAATAAACTTATAATCAGGGCGACCGATTCTTTCAATCAATCTTTCTACATCTAAACTACGTCCCGATGCGGTAATCTCAGAAGCAACATTTTCATAGTTTGCTGTTACATTTAAGGATGCACTATCCAACATCCTAAATAACTTGGCTTGACGCTGCGGTTTAATCCAACCTGCACCCACAAACGCCCGCAAACCATACTGCTGCTCAAGTGAGCGTTGATCTTGCTTAAATTCAAAAGCTTTGAGATAATCCCCCTGCTGATAGTAAAGCTTTTGCAAATTACTGAGTATATCCAGGTAAAATTGCGGGTCATACTCAGGATTAGCATTTTTTAATGCTGCTTCTAATTGGGTAATTGCTGCTTGTGGTTGCTGGAAATTTTGCTGCGCCTTCCCTAAAATAAACCAATATAAACTTTGAGATTGTTTTAGTAATTTTTGATGTTCACTATTGACACTTGACTTAACATCTGGTAAAATAGCTATTGCTTGTTGGACTAAATTCTGAGCCTTTTTCCATTCCCCTTGCGCTAAAGCAATTTCTGCTAAAAATCCATAATCCTGAGATAATTCAAATTGTTGATTCTGGGATTGATGAATCGGTAAAACCCGATCAACTAAACTTGCTAACTTCTCCCAATCTTGTAAATCACTGAGAATTTTCCCTAACCCACTAATCGAGTTAGCAATCAAATCCCATCGGTTAGCTTCTTCCCAAACCTGAATACATTTTTGCAAATAATCTTGAGTTGCTTGCCAATCAGAATGATTTTTATCTTTATGGCGAAACGCTTTACTATAATAACAATAAGTTATTTCACAATATATATAGCCTTGACAGAGTAAATCATTAAGTTCCTGCCACAGAGTTATAGCTTGCTGATAATGTTGAATTGCCGGATCAGTTTGGTTGAGTGCTTGGTTAACAAAACCTAATAAAGATTCTAAGCTACCCGTAACTTCTAAATCTATATTTGCTGATTCAATCTGTAAATCTGTTTGGGCTGCCATCAATTCTGCTTGTAGCTCTAAACAATCTTTTTCCGATAAAATCAACTGATGATTAAAAAGTTGTTTAGCTTTGCCACGAAGAATATTAATTAATTGCTCTTGAGAAAGAGTAAAAGCTACGGTTGTCCCCCAACTTTCAAAATCCGGTGCTAGACGCGCCAGTTTTTTGAATACGGCATCATTGATCCATAAAACTACGGGAAAATTAAAATACTTGCGAAATTCTTCCCGCACTTGATTAGTAGCAGCCAATATTTGATCTAAGTCGCGCACACTTTCTAATCCAAAGACCATCAAAGCGGCTGGCTGTTCATCTCCTAATTGGGATTTAATACTGGCAAAAAGAGTGCTTTCTGATGCTTGTAAATCTAAAAATTTAATATTAACTTCACAATTTTGTTGTAAAAGATTGGTAAGTTGTAATTTTAATTCCAGATAATTGCAACGCACCAAAATAAGTTTAAATTCTCCCTGAGAAGCGGAAATTTCCCAGGCGAGTTCTTCTAAGGAATTTTGATTATTAGTGCTGATTTCAAATTCGGTCATATAGAGGGGAGGGGGGAGGAGAGAGGAGGGAATATACTGCTAGTACTTACGGAGAGATCCCCCTAAATCCCCCTTATTAAGGGGGACTTTGATCGGATTCTCCCCCCTTAATAAGGGGGGCTGGGGGGGATCTAGGTTTTGAGGAGAGAGGAGGGAATAGACTGCTAGTAGTTACGGAGAGATCCCCCTAAATCCCCCTTATTAAGGGGGACTTTGATGGGATTCTCCCCCCTTAATAAGGAGGGCTGGGGGGGATCTAGGTTTCAAGTTTGCGTAAGTCGTGACTTTTCTCTTTATTCCCAGTGCAACAGCTTATTACTGTAACTCCTTAGCATCTGCCAAAATAGGATTAACATCAAACCAAGACTCGCCATTATAACGGTATTCAAAAACTAACCGACTGCGGATTAAGGTTTGATAAGCTTGATCGCCACTAACTTTTTTGCGTTGCTTAACTTCTCGCAACAATTCCCACTCATCCGCAGAAATAGGTAAAGTCATTTCGTTGCGACGGTTGCGAATTAAGTCTTCTAAAGTTTGACGGGTGAGGGGAGTTTGTCGTTGTTTTTTAATCCAGTCATTCAACAAGCGCAACAAGTCGCGGGGGTGTCCGCCACTCATATAACACAAGCGATCTAAGGTTTCAGGACTCTCAAAAAGGTTCGGTATTTCTTGCAGGCGATCGCATTCTTCCAAATCAGGAAACGCTCTTGCTAATACCATCTGTCGCAATAATGCCATACCTTCAGCACATTCGCCACCATCTGCTAAATATATCGGAACCATCGGTAACACTTTGGGATCTTCTGGAAACCGTTGCGTCAAATTACCATAATCATTAGAAAACTTCAGCGACAACGGCATAGTATAAACTAAATGACAACGCAACTTAGTTAAATACTCGCTTTGATCCACAAATAAATATTCTTGCTGCGGACGACCCCACGACTTTTGGCGGTTATCAATCCTATCTAAGTTATCGACAATTACAACTAACCCATGTTTACCCTGCTGTTTCAGTTTGGCGATCGCAGGTTCGATTAATTCCTGATTAATCGCTTCTAACAACTTAGTCTTTTGTGGACCCAAATACTGATTTAATCGCTCACGCAGAGTAGAATCACTCTTAGCTTTAGCGGTAATCTTGCCAATACCCAAAGCTAAAGCAACACCCTGATCGTTACTAGCAGTTAATTTACCAACTCCAGGTAAACCCGCTTCTACAGAATACTTACCAGTTGTATTAGCCGAAATCTTACCAACACCAGGAACACTCGCTTCAGCCCCAAGTTCTATTTCAGTTTGCAACAATTTAGCAGCGCCCTGTAACAAATCTTTAAAATTTTTGGGTTCATCAAGCTTAATTGTGTCTAAACTTTGACTAATACGACGCGCGATCGCTAATAACACATCCCCAATATCTACATCCGCCATCTCCAAGTCTTCACTAGATTCAAAATACACTACATGAAAACCTTCCCCTTCCAGATCAGATTTTAGCCGTAGTAACTCTGTAGATTTACCACAACCAATATGTCCCGTGAATAACACACAAGTAGGGTCATCAGGTGAAAAAAAACTAATATTATCCTTAATTTCCTCAATAATTTTGCCCCCCCGCACCGAGGAAAAATCAATATAATATTTCTGATCCTCTGGATTATCTGCTACTAATGTTTTACTAGGATTAGTAGCCTGAAAAAACTTTTTAATATCTAAGGTCATCGTAATCAATATGGTTAATGCACACTATTTACATACCATACTTTATGCCGCAAAATTTTAAGTTCTTTTTGAATGTTCTTTAAATAACTTAGAATTTTCTTATTAATAAATAAATTCCGTAGTTTTTTGGCATGGTAAGAAGATTGCAGCTAGCAACTAAAATCATTTGCTTAATCATTTAATGTGATTTAGGCTACATACCGAAACCTGCGATCGCGATCGCAAACAAAATCACACCTATGATTATGATTAAGAATAAAGCCCAAAGAATAAAAGCTGCGATCGCCCAGAATCTTTGATGTCTTTTAAAAGCTTTTACACTTTTCCATTTGCGACTTTTCCATGCCCACTCATTACCTTTAAGACCTAGTAATATTGAGATAGTTATTGTTGGTATACCCAAAGTAACTACAGATAAATCTAGCCAGGAAAGCAAACCGATCCAAACACGATTTGTCAAACACCAAAACCCAGGTAGCAGAAAAGCGCCCCAATTCCAGCCAACAATTTCATCTGGAACTTCAACAGAGTTATCTAATAAATGTCCTTGACCAGAAGTATTTATAGGTGCAGGACTTGGAGGAATAAAGTTATTATTACTGCTAGTAATTTGGCGCTGGGTTAAATGAGGTTGTACTCGCGTTTCTGGTACAGTTGAAACGGCTGGCAATTGTTGTAAAATTTCCTCAGCAGATTGAAAACGCTCAGAAGGTCTTTGCGCTAACATTCGTTGTAAAATTTTATTAAAATCAGAACTTAAATTTAGCTGACGGTTCCATACCCAACTCATTGTATGTGCATCAAATAATTCTTGGGGTGGTTTACCAGTCATTAATACAATTGCTGTCACACCTAAAGCATATAAATCACTATGAGGCGCAACTGATCCTAATCTTAATTGCTCATCAGGAGCATAACCACTTTTACCTAAACGAGTACCACTACCGCCATATTTTTCTGCTGCTAATTGCGTTGCAACATCAATAGCAGTTTGTTTAACACCACCAAAATCTATTAATATAGGTAATCCATCTTGCTCTTTGCGGATAACATTATCGGGAGAAATATCGCGATGAATTACGCCTTGCTTATGCAGATAACTTAAAACAGGTAAAAGTTGCTGTAATAATTCAATAATTTCTACTTCGCTAAAACTTTGCCCATTATCTAGTCGGTTATTTAATAAATCTTGATATGTTTTACCTTCAATATAATCTTGAACTAAAAACAAACCTTTTCTATCACGAAACAATTCCCAAAACTTAGGTATTTGGGGATGTCGCAGTTTATGCAGAATTGCTGCTTCTCGTTGAAATAACTCCTCAGCTTTTTGCAAAGCATAAGTACCTTGTCCTGTTGGCATTAATTCTTTCAGGACAATTAATTCATTAAACCGCCCAGTATCTTCAGCTAAGTAGGTTCTACCAAAACCGCCTTGACCTAACTGATATTTAATCATATAGCGATCGCGCAGTCGCGTTCCCTCCACTAAACCAGTATTGATACCACCTGCAAAGGCATTGTGTTCTGGTAGTGGTTCACCGCATAGAGTACAAAAACGTGACCCCTCTGGGTTTTGATGACCCTTGCTGCAAGTTATCAAGCTCATGATCCAGTAAACCCCTCAGTTTGGCTCACCCGTACTTGTGGTGATAAATCTTATTGTAGGGGCGAGTTCACCTGCATCTAGGTATCGTACAAAAATCTCAATTAAACCCGCCCCTACTGATGAGGAGAATCATTCTAATAAGAATTCTAACTGATTGCGTAATCCCTTAATATCAGCAACTCTGGCAATTAATAAACTTTCTTTCCCAGCATCATCCAATCTTGTTTTCCAAAATTGAACGAGATCTGAGTTATTCAGCCAAAAATTAACCATAGTATCTACAACTTCATCAAAATTCCAATCTGTTTTAGATGGAACCGTCTCCACTGATGCAATAAAAGCATCCAGAGTACATTTGAAGCTACCTAAATACTCAACTCCTGTATAAGGATGCTTCTCGATCAATTCTTGCTGTTGGTTAAAGAAGTAAAGGATTGGAGAAACACCTAATAATTCAAAAGTGTATTTCATATAAGCTCCTCACTTATGGCTCTTGCTTTTGAAATACCAAATTGTAAAAAATATTATGGTTACATTTTTTACAAAATGTCCATCCCACTAAAGATATCTTCCTGAAGATAATACTTCTGAGTTATTCAAACTAAAGAAGTGTGGTAAGCATAATTATTCCTATACCTTGGGAGAGAATGCTTACAGTTAGCGTGAGAGCGATGTTTTCTACTTGTACATCACTTGACTGAAAATTGCTATAGCTACCCTTAAAAAGGTGAAAAATTCAAAGTCCCCCTTTTTATAGGCGTTGGCGTAGCCTGCGCGTAAGCGCATAGCCTTCCCCTTGGCGTAGCCTGCGCGGAGCGCATAGGGTAGGGGGATTTAGGGGGATCTCAGCGTAAATATTGAGTGTGATCCCTGTCACCTCTCTAGCTCTTAAACGTCACATTTTTTTAATGCTGCGATCGCAATAAACTTATAAAAATGTCACACTCGACCCGTTGCGGGATCACAAAACTTAGACAGTCAAATCACCCCTAACCAATAGATTTTAGCCGATATTAGAAGCATCGAGTTCAGTCCGGTACTGATGCAGTTACAAATTAATCTAATTCCTGGCGCTATCGGTGATTTATATGCTGATGTTAGTACCTCTGGTTTTATTACTCTGGCTGATCGCTATGGATTAATGACAGCCATATTAGAAGATACTCTTAGCCCTGATGAAGAATCTTGTGTTAACCGCTTACTACGTGCCGCGTGTAGAGAAAAGTTAACAGTTAGCGATGAACTTTCATTGCTAGTTAGTTAATTATTTATAAGCTAAATTGTTTCATCAAATAATTAGTCTAAAAATAAGTTATCAATGAATTAAGTAATAGAAGAGTATTTAAAATATTCTCCCCATATTAAAAACCAAAACAAGGTGACTTTCAATGGCAAACTTACAGCATTTAGATCAACTAAACCTTGGAGTACAATCTTGGAATGAGTGGCGGGAACAAAATCCTGAAATCAAGCCAAATTTGACTCGCGCAGATCTCCGGGACTATGATTTAAGTGGAGCTAATCTAAATGATACAAATCTTAAAGCCGCTTGCCTA contains:
- a CDS encoding ATP-binding protein, with amino-acid sequence MTLDIKKFFQATNPSKTLVADNPEDQKYYIDFSSVRGGKIIEEIKDNISFFSPDDPTCVLFTGHIGCGKSTELLRLKSDLEGEGFHVVYFESSEDLEMADVDIGDVLLAIARRISQSLDTIKLDEPKNFKDLLQGAAKLLQTEIELGAEASVPGVGKISANTTGKYSVEAGLPGVGKLTASNDQGVALALGIGKITAKAKSDSTLRERLNQYLGPQKTKLLEAINQELIEPAIAKLKQQGKHGLVVIVDNLDRIDNRQKSWGRPQQEYLFVDQSEYLTKLRCHLVYTMPLSLKFSNDYGNLTQRFPEDPKVLPMVPIYLADGGECAEGMALLRQMVLARAFPDLEECDRLQEIPNLFESPETLDRLCYMSGGHPRDLLRLLNDWIKKQRQTPLTRQTLEDLIRNRRNEMTLPISADEWELLREVKQRKKVSGDQAYQTLIRSRLVFEYRYNGESWFDVNPILADAKELQ
- a CDS encoding CHASE2 domain-containing protein; this translates as MTEFEISTNNQNSLEELAWEISASQGEFKLILVRCNYLELKLQLTNLLQQNCEVNIKFLDLQASESTLFASIKSQLGDEQPAALMVFGLESVRDLDQILAATNQVREEFRKYFNFPVVLWINDAVFKKLARLAPDFESWGTTVAFTLSQEQLINILRGKAKQLFNHQLILSEKDCLELQAELMAAQTDLQIESANIDLEVTGSLESLLGFVNQALNQTDPAIQHYQQAITLWQELNDLLCQGYIYCEITYCYYSKAFRHKDKNHSDWQATQDYLQKCIQVWEEANRWDLIANSISGLGKILSDLQDWEKLASLVDRVLPIHQSQNQQFELSQDYGFLAEIALAQGEWKKAQNLVQQAIAILPDVKSSVNSEHQKLLKQSQSLYWFILGKAQQNFQQPQAAITQLEAALKNANPEYDPQFYLDILSNLQKLYYQQGDYLKAFEFKQDQRSLEQQYGLRAFVGAGWIKPQRQAKLFRMLDSASLNVTANYENVASEITASGRSLDVERLIERIGRPDYKFIVIHGQSGVGKSSLVSGGLMPTLKHKASGTQDFLPVLMRYYTNWVEELGKLLKMALADKQVNLTNALDSPQAILEQLRVAGQYNLRPVIIFDQFEEFFFVYPEVKPRRRFFEFVGECLNILPVKVVLSLREDYIHYLLECNSMPSMKIIGNDILSKNVLYQLGNFSVDDTAAIIQRLTARANFILESDLISKIVEDLAGELNSVRPIELQVVGAQLQTENITTLGQYQTLGENAKEELVKRYLAEVVADCGAENQKAAELILYLLTDEKGTRPLRTRDELERDLQALAADFATEVHKLDLALKIFVASGLVVLLPENPADRYQLVHDYLAAFIRQQQEPKLRELMMELQQEREKHKRTQEKLRVEYAEKILAQAEKEVQKQPITLIKFWKSWKVLIKAGLGAAGCIIILRMAGLLQASELAMLDQLMLLRPPEPVDERVVIVKVTESDIKKWPITDQEVARLLKKIDTFKPRVIGLDMYRNLVQEPGHQELVNTAKSIPNLIGIQRIKDKKSSGVAPPPFLRKDQIGFNNFPLDTDGKIRRNLLYVYDQDDNPIPSFAITLAEAYLKAQGVESQLAVSNPNYLQLGKTVFSPFATNDGGYVGADDGGYQILGNFRSPDKLLSVSMADVLANKVPANKLRDRIVIIGLQASSFGDLFYTPYSSKFFDAAEPFFGVQIHANFTSQIISATLDGRPLIKVLSDALEFFWIFSWSYFIAYLGLNFYYSRSITKLIVIIILTECAFLFSCYLLFLNGWWVSLIPPLLASPIALITVVISFLGQKKIYEIYHSLLLILKFYRQNPDTGYLAIKYWVNANKTLLINKESVNIVVAILTNSQNINDIADLSPLLESLSLLENPFLGQTLLTFLVASQKIQAFITTYETKQQLELLDSAILLIKDLSDNRNKSFKNIAQQWLKIMNEHRSTIIMKD
- a CDS encoding protein kinase domain-containing protein, yielding MSLITCSKGHQNPEGSRFCTLCGEPLPEHNAFAGGINTGLVEGTRLRDRYMIKYQLGQGGFGRTYLAEDTGRFNELIVLKELMPTGQGTYALQKAEELFQREAAILHKLRHPQIPKFWELFRDRKGLFLVQDYIEGKTYQDLLNNRLDNGQSFSEVEIIELLQQLLPVLSYLHKQGVIHRDISPDNVIRKEQDGLPILIDFGGVKQTAIDVATQLAAEKYGGSGTRLGKSGYAPDEQLRLGSVAPHSDLYALGVTAIVLMTGKPPQELFDAHTMSWVWNRQLNLSSDFNKILQRMLAQRPSERFQSAEEILQQLPAVSTVPETRVQPHLTQRQITSSNNNFIPPSPAPINTSGQGHLLDNSVEVPDEIVGWNWGAFLLPGFWCLTNRVWIGLLSWLDLSVVTLGIPTITISILLGLKGNEWAWKSRKWKSVKAFKRHQRFWAIAAFILWALFLIIIIGVILFAIAIAGFGM